GCAGGTCGGCGGGCAGGCCCCCGACACGCCCCAGCATAGCGTCGGTGCCTTCTTGCGCCTCAACCGCCAGCACCAGGCCTTCGCAGACGACCGCCCCTTGTCCGATATCCAGTTCGCCCGATCTTTCAGCGACATGCAGCGCCTTCTTCAGGTCCGATAACTGCTCGCCGTTCGGCGTTACGGCGCCCAGAGCGCCGGCGCCCAGCGTCTCGCCGCCCAGAATGTCGTCGGCGCCCTCGACCGCGAACCCCTCGGCCTCGAACACCGACAGTATCTTTCGCAACAGGGCGTCGTCGCCCTTGGCGGCCGCCGCCACGATGCCGGGCAGAAGGGTCGCGCCCTTGAAGTCCGGCTTCAACGTCTTGAAATCCGGGCGGCTGACGATGCCCGCCAGACAGACCGCCCCACAACCTTGAGCCTTCAACGCCTTCAGGATCGCGCCGATCTGGGCCATGCCGAAGTCGCCGCCGGGCCAGCGCGCCAGATGCGGATCGGCGAACCCGTCCAGCCGCACGACATAGACCGCCCGCCCCTCGGCTTCGCAGCGCTGGGCCACCGCCTGGGGCAGGTCTCCCCCGCCCGCGATCAGGCCGAGCTTGACGCTCATTCCGCGTTCGGCAGGCACAGCGGCCGCTTGCCGCCCTCGCGGATGAAGGTCAGAATTTCGACGATCTCGGGCAGGTCGGCATAGTCGGCCTCGACCCTTTCGACCCGTCCGGCGAACTCGCCCCCGCCTTCGAACAGTTCGCGATAGGCGGCCAGCAGCCGCCGCACCTGATCCTTGCCATAGCCCTTGCGCTTCAGGCCGATCAGATTCAGCCCGCGCAGCCGCGCATGATTGCCCCAGGCCGAGCCATACGGGATGACGTCGCGCGTCACCGCCGCCAGCCCGCCGATGATGGCGCCCTGCCCCACCCGGCCGTTCTGGTGAACCGCACACAGACCGCCTAGAAACACCTTGTCCCCGACCCGGGCATGGCCGCCCAGGGTGGCGTTGTTGGCCATGACGACATTGTCGCCCACCACGCAGTCATGGCCGACGTGGGCGCCGGTCATGAACAGATTGTTCGACCCCACCACGGTTATGCCCGTTCCCTGCGGCGTGCCGCGGTTGAAGGTGCAGTGTTCGCGGATCAGATTGTTGCGCCCGATTTCCAGACGCACAGGCTCGCCCTTGTAGCCATTGTGCTGCGGGTCGCCGCCGATCACGGCGAAGGGGTGGATGGTCGTGTCCGACCCGACCGCCGTGTCCTGCTGGATCACGACGTGACTGATCAGACGCACGTTTTCGCCCAGCGTCACGTTCGGCCCGACCGTGCACCACGGCCCGACCTGCACCCCGTCGGCCAGGGTGGCGGAGGCGTCGACGATGGCGGTCGGGTGAATGCTCATCAGGCGGCCGGCTCCGGCACGGTCACCACCATGGCCATGAACTCGGCCTCGGCGGCCAGCTTGCCGTCGATAAAGGTCTCGCCCCGGAACTTGTAGGCGTCGCCGCGCGCCTTGATCACCTTGACCTCCATGCGCAGCTGGTCGCCGGGCCGGGCGGGCTTGCGGAAGCGCACGCCGTCGATGGACATGAACATGATGACCTTGTCCGCCACCGCGACATCCAGCGTCTTGGACATCAGCAGGGCGCCGGTCTGGGCCATAGCCTCGACGATCAGCACGCCCGGCATGACCGGATCGATCGGGAAATGGCCAGGGAAGAAGGGCTCGTTGTGGGTGACGTTCTTGATGCCCACGACGGAGGTGCGCGGGACGAAGTCCTCGGCCTTGTCCACCAGCAGGAAGGGATAGCGGTGCGGCAGCCGCCGCATCACCTCGGCGTAATCGATCTTGCCGTCTTCGCTCATCCCTATGATTCCTTCGGGGCCTTCTTGGATGAGGCCTGTTTGGCGAGCCAGACGGTCTCGCGCAAGAACTGTCGGATCGGACGGGCCGGATAGCCCGACCAGGTTTCGCCCGCAGGAACATCGGCCAACACCCCGGCGCCGGCCGCGACGCGCGCGCCCTCCCCGATGGTGATGTGATCGCCGATCCCCGCCTTGCCGCCGAAGATGACGTTGTCGCCGACGGTGACCGAGCCGGAAATGCCTGTGTTGGCGACCAGCAGGCAGTTGCGCCCGATGACGCAGTTATGGCCCACCATGACCAGATTATCGATCTTGGTGTTCTCGCCGATGATGGTGTCGTCATAGGCGCCGCGATCGATGCAGCTGTTGGCGCCCACCGTCACCCCGTCCTGCAGGATCACTCGGCCCAGCTGCGGAATGTCCATGACCCCAGCCTGGGTTCCGGTCGCGCCAAAACCCGCCTCGCCGATCCGCGCACCGGCGTAGAGCTTCACCCGGTCGCCGATCAGGGCGAAGCCGACGCTGACATTGGCGCCGATCACGCAGTCGCGCCCGATCTGGACGCCGGGGGCGATGACACTGTTGGCCCCGATGCGAGAACCGCGACCGATGCGGACGCCCGCTCCCAGCACGGCCCCCGGCTCGATCACCACGCTGTCGTCCTCGGCCGCCTCGTCGCGCGCGAGGGCGGCGTCCAGCAGGATGGGCCGATGCAGCAGGATCGACGCCTTGGCCCAGGCGGCCTGGGGCGTGCGGGAAACCATGACGGCGGCGTCGGCCGGAACCGCTTCCACGGCTTCGGGCGGCACGATCACACAGCTGGCGCGGGTCTGCTTCAGCGCCTCGACGAACTTGCGGTCGCCCAGAAACGCGATCGCGCCCCCGTCCGCTGAGGACAGGGGCGCGACAGAGGCGATCATGCGATCCCCGGCCCGTTCGACCTCCCCGCCGATCTTGGCCGCCAGATCGGCGACGCTTAGGGACGGCAGGGTCTCGAAGAAGCGGGGATCAGGCATGAAGACTTAGCGCGCGGCGGCCGGTTGGGCCTGCGTCTGAGCCGGCACGGTCATGCGGTTGAAGCTGAGCGTCGGCAGGGCGGTGTTCAGGCGCTGGATGGCCAGGTCGGTGACGTCCATGGCCGGGTTCATCATGAAGACGCTTTCGCGGTCCAGCAGCAGGCCGCAGCCCTTTTCCTGATACAGGGCGGTCAGGATCGGCGAGACGGCCTCGGTGATCGCCTGGCGCTGCATGGCCAGGGTGTAGCGCAGCTCGTTCTCGCGGGTGGCTTCCAGCTGCTGGGCTTCTTGCGCGCGCTGCTGCAGGGCCTGACGGCGCTGTTGCATCTGGTCAGCCGGCAGGCTGGCGCCCGAGGTCTGCAGTTGCTGGGCTTCGGTCTGAATGGCCGTGGCGTACGGTTGCAGTTCGCCCTGAACTTCCTGGGCCAGTTGCTGCATCCGGGCTTCGACCGCCTGGCCGGCCGACGATTGAGCCAGCAGACGGGCGTTATAATAGACGCAGACGCCGGGGATCACCGGGCCGGGGTTGGCCGGAGCGGCGGAAGCTTGCTGGGCCGTGGCGGCCGAAGCGGCCGAAGCGGCCGAGGCGAGAAGCGAGGCGGCGGCGGTCGCCGCGATGATAAGAGCTTTCATGGGATTCCCTCGTGCGGTCGAAAACGCCGCGATTAGAACTGGGTGGAGGTTGAGAAGCGGAACGATTCGGTCTTGTCGTAGTCTTCCTTGGACAGGACCTTGGAAATGTCGAAACGGATCGGACCCATCGGCGACTTCCAGTGGATGCTGACGCCAGCGGACGCCCGCAGCGACAGTTCGTCGGCGATGTTGGTGTTCACCGTGCCGTTTGACGTCAGCTTGTAGCGGTCATCCAGCACGCCCAGCGTGCCGACATCTGCGAACAGCGAGGTCTTGATGCCGTACTGCTCGGGCAGATAATTCGGCAATGTCAGCTCGACCGTGCCGATGGCGTAGAAGTTGCCGCCCAAGGCGTCGGTCGTGTTCAGATCGCGCGGCCCCATGCCGGCGGTCTCGAAGCCGCGGAAGCTGTTGCCGCCCTTGAAGAAGCGATCGTTGATGCGGATCGGATCACCGTTCCAGCCGCTGACGTAACCGGCCGAACCCTGCACGCTGACCACCCAGGCCGGGGTGATGCCATAGTACCAGCTGGCGTCCGCCTCGGTCTTCACATAGTTCACGTCGCCGCCCAGACCGGCGAGGTCCTGACGCAACGAGCCGGCCCAGCCGCGCGTGGGGCGCACCGGATCGTTGGTGTAGTTCATCTGCAGGGTATAGCCGACGGACGAGTTGATGAAGCTGCCGACCTGATCGCACAGCGCCGACGAACCCCGGCCGACGCCGGTGCAATAGCCGGTCGGTACGATGATCTCGTCCGACTTTAGGAAGTAGCGTGTGCTGAGCAGCATATTGCCGTTCAGCGGGTAGGACAGCCTCAGGCCGCCGCCGGTCGAACGATAGTCGTACGACGAATATTTGCTGAGGTCGTAACGCGAGTGGAACAGGTCGAAGCCCGCGCGCAGGTCGCGGCCCAGGAACTTCGGCTCGGTGAACCGGAAATCGACCTGCTGACGCAGCGAGCCCCATTCCAGACGCGCCACCACGTTCTGGCCGCGGCCGCGGAAGTTCCGCTCGGAAATGCCCAGGTTGACGGTGAAGGAGTCGACCGAGCTGAAGCCCGCGCCGACCGACAGTTCGCCGGTGGGCTGCTCCTGAACATTGACGTTGATGATCGAACGGTCCGGCGCGCTGCCGCGCGTTTCCTCGACCTTCACGTCCTTGAAGAAGCCCAGGGCGCGCAGGTTGTTGCGCGACCGCTCCATCAGGGCGCGGTTGAAGGCGTCGCCTTCCGTCAGCATCAGTTCGCGGCGGATCACCGGGTCGATGGTGCGGGTGTTGCCGACCACATTGATGCGGTCGATATAGACGCGCTGGCCCTCGGAAACGTTGAAGGTGACGTCCACCGTGTCGGTGTCGGGATTGGCCCGATAGGTCGGATTGATCTCGACGAAGGCGTAACCGGCCGACCCCGCCGCGAAGGTCAGGGCGTCGACCGCCTGTTCGATCTTGTCGCTTTCGTACAGGTCGCCCGAGCGGATCGGGATCAGGCGCTGCAGGAAGTCGGCGTTCAGACGGTCGTTCTGGGTGACGACCTTGACGTCGCCGAAGTTGTACTTGTCGCCCTCGTTCAGCGTCAGGGTCAGCTGGAAGGCCTGATCATCGGGCTGGAGTTCGGCGATCGAGGACACGACGCGGAAGTCGTAATAGCCGCGGTTGGTGTAAAACTTGCGCAACTGCTCCTGGTCATACTCCAGGCGGTTGGGATCATAGTTGTCGTTGTTGGAGAAGAACTTCCACCAGGTCGACTTCTCGGTCACCATCACGCCGCGCACATCCCGGTCGGAGAAGGCGTGGTTGCCCAGGATGTTGATCGCGCTGATGCCGGTCTGCGGACCTTCGTTGATCTCGAAGATCACGTCGACGCGGTTCTGATCCAGTTGGACCAGCTTGGGCGTGACGGTCGCGGAGATGCGGCCCTGCAGGCGGTACAGTTCGACGATGGAGCCGACGTCTTCCTGCACCTTGGCGCGGGTATAGATGCCGCGCGGAGCCAGGGTGACCTCCTTGGTCAGCTTGTCCTGGGACAGCGCCTTGTTCCCCTCGAACACCACCTGGTTGATGATCGGGTTTTCCTTGATCTGAACGATCAGGTCGCCGTTCTGCACGCCCAGTTGCACGTCGGCGAACAGGCCGGTGCGCGACAGGGTGCGCACCGCCACGTCCAGCACCGAGGCGTCCACGGCGTCGCCGGGGCGGATGGGCAGATAGGACAGGACCGTCGTCTGGTCGATCCGCTGCGCGCCCTGAACGATGATGCGGTTGATCGTGATCGTCTGCGGCGCGGCGATCTCGACGTGCGGGGTCTGCTCGGCGGCGGCGCCCCCGGCGGCGGGCGCAGGCGTCGGAGCGGGCGTTGCGGGCGTGGTTTGCGCCGGCGCGGTCTGGGCCAGGGCGGGCGCGCCCAGGCCGGCGGCGACGGCCAGCGCCAGCAGGCTGGAACGGGCGCTCAGTCGGACGGCGGCGCGAGAGGTCATGTCATTCATTCGGGAAACCATCGGGGGCTGGCGTCGGCTCACGAGACGAGCCCGCCGAGGAATTGGAAGAGGTTGAGCTTCTGTAGGTCGTTCCACGTCGCGAACAACATAAATCCCGCCAAAAGCGCAAGACCTGCGCGATAGCCCATCTCCTGGAACCGCGCCGACACAGGTCGCCTGGCCACGGCTTCATAGCCGTAGAAAAGCAGATGCCCGCCGTCGAGGATCGGAATGGGAAGCAGATTTAGAAAGCCGATTCCGATCGAAAGTATGGCGGCCAAGGTCGTCAGCGTCAGGACCAGATTGATCGCCATCTGACCGGGCGCCGGGCTGGCCTCGACCGCAGCGGTCGTCAGCGAGCCGGTGGCCTTGGCGATGCCCAGCGGGCCGCTGAACTGATCGCCAGACTCGCGGCCTGTCGCCAGCCGCCCCAGATAGGTCAGAGTCGAGCCGATCACGTCGCCGGTCTGGCGCACGCCCTCGACCACGGCGCCCACCGGCCCGTATCGCACGTGACGGACGTCGGCGGCGGTCGACCCCAGGCCCAGGCCGATGCGGCCGACCTTGACGCGACCGGCGACGGGATCGTTCTCCTCGCGCCGCTCGGGAACCGCCGTCAAATTCAACGTCTGCGCCCCGCGCTCGACCGTGAACTGGACCGGATCGCCGGTCGACAGCATGACGGTGCGCGTCACCGCGCCGCCGTCCTTGATCGCCTTGCCGTTCACGCCGGTGATCAGATCGCCGACCTGGAAGCCGGCGGCGGCGGCGGGTGAGCCCGCCTGAACCTGGGCCACGCGCGCCGGGCGCAGTTCCACGCCGACCGCCATGAAGACCACGGCGAAGATGGTGATGGCCAGAATGAAGTTGGCGATCGGTCCCGCGGCCACCACAAGGGCGCGCTGCCACACCGGCTTGAAATGGAAATAGTCGCGCTCGGCGCCCGGACCGCGCTCGGCGACGACGCGCTGACGCAGCTTGTCCAGCCCTGCCTGGTCCGGCACGCTGGACGCATCCAGATCGCCGGAGAACTTCACATAGCCCCC
Above is a genomic segment from Candidatus Brevundimonas colombiensis containing:
- the lpxI gene encoding UDP-2,3-diacylglucosamine diphosphatase LpxI (LpxI, functionally equivalent to LpxH, replaces it in LPS biosynthesis in a minority of bacteria.), which codes for MSVKLGLIAGGGDLPQAVAQRCEAEGRAVYVVRLDGFADPHLARWPGGDFGMAQIGAILKALKAQGCGAVCLAGIVSRPDFKTLKPDFKGATLLPGIVAAAAKGDDALLRKILSVFEAEGFAVEGADDILGGETLGAGALGAVTPNGEQLSDLKKALHVAERSGELDIGQGAVVCEGLVLAVEAQEGTDAMLGRVGGLPADLRGSPSDRKGVLAKAPKPIQDLRVDMPVIGPRTVEMAAAAGLAGIGGVAGRLILIDRHAIVAAADRLGLFVWGEDQ
- the lpxA gene encoding acyl-ACP--UDP-N-acetylglucosamine O-acyltransferase; its protein translation is MSIHPTAIVDASATLADGVQVGPWCTVGPNVTLGENVRLISHVVIQQDTAVGSDTTIHPFAVIGGDPQHNGYKGEPVRLEIGRNNLIREHCTFNRGTPQGTGITVVGSNNLFMTGAHVGHDCVVGDNVVMANNATLGGHARVGDKVFLGGLCAVHQNGRVGQGAIIGGLAAVTRDVIPYGSAWGNHARLRGLNLIGLKRKGYGKDQVRRLLAAYRELFEGGGEFAGRVERVEADYADLPEIVEILTFIREGGKRPLCLPNAE
- the fabZ gene encoding 3-hydroxyacyl-ACP dehydratase FabZ, coding for MSEDGKIDYAEVMRRLPHRYPFLLVDKAEDFVPRTSVVGIKNVTHNEPFFPGHFPIDPVMPGVLIVEAMAQTGALLMSKTLDVAVADKVIMFMSIDGVRFRKPARPGDQLRMEVKVIKARGDAYKFRGETFIDGKLAAEAEFMAMVVTVPEPAA
- the lpxD gene encoding UDP-3-O-(3-hydroxymyristoyl)glucosamine N-acyltransferase, translated to MPDPRFFETLPSLSVADLAAKIGGEVERAGDRMIASVAPLSSADGGAIAFLGDRKFVEALKQTRASCVIVPPEAVEAVPADAAVMVSRTPQAAWAKASILLHRPILLDAALARDEAAEDDSVVIEPGAVLGAGVRIGRGSRIGANSVIAPGVQIGRDCVIGANVSVGFALIGDRVKLYAGARIGEAGFGATGTQAGVMDIPQLGRVILQDGVTVGANSCIDRGAYDDTIIGENTKIDNLVMVGHNCVIGRNCLLVANTGISGSVTVGDNVIFGGKAGIGDHITIGEGARVAAGAGVLADVPAGETWSGYPARPIRQFLRETVWLAKQASSKKAPKES
- a CDS encoding OmpH family outer membrane protein, whose product is MKALIIAATAAASLLASAASAASAATAQQASAAPANPGPVIPGVCVYYNARLLAQSSAGQAVEARMQQLAQEVQGELQPYATAIQTEAQQLQTSGASLPADQMQQRRQALQQRAQEAQQLEATRENELRYTLAMQRQAITEAVSPILTALYQEKGCGLLLDRESVFMMNPAMDVTDLAIQRLNTALPTLSFNRMTVPAQTQAQPAAAR
- the bamA gene encoding outer membrane protein assembly factor BamA — its product is MNDMTSRAAVRLSARSSLLALAVAAGLGAPALAQTAPAQTTPATPAPTPAPAAGGAAAEQTPHVEIAAPQTITINRIIVQGAQRIDQTTVLSYLPIRPGDAVDASVLDVAVRTLSRTGLFADVQLGVQNGDLIVQIKENPIINQVVFEGNKALSQDKLTKEVTLAPRGIYTRAKVQEDVGSIVELYRLQGRISATVTPKLVQLDQNRVDVIFEINEGPQTGISAINILGNHAFSDRDVRGVMVTEKSTWWKFFSNNDNYDPNRLEYDQEQLRKFYTNRGYYDFRVVSSIAELQPDDQAFQLTLTLNEGDKYNFGDVKVVTQNDRLNADFLQRLIPIRSGDLYESDKIEQAVDALTFAAGSAGYAFVEINPTYRANPDTDTVDVTFNVSEGQRVYIDRINVVGNTRTIDPVIRRELMLTEGDAFNRALMERSRNNLRALGFFKDVKVEETRGSAPDRSIINVNVQEQPTGELSVGAGFSSVDSFTVNLGISERNFRGRGQNVVARLEWGSLRQQVDFRFTEPKFLGRDLRAGFDLFHSRYDLSKYSSYDYRSTGGGLRLSYPLNGNMLLSTRYFLKSDEIIVPTGYCTGVGRGSSALCDQVGSFINSSVGYTLQMNYTNDPVRPTRGWAGSLRQDLAGLGGDVNYVKTEADASWYYGITPAWVVSVQGSAGYVSGWNGDPIRINDRFFKGGNSFRGFETAGMGPRDLNTTDALGGNFYAIGTVELTLPNYLPEQYGIKTSLFADVGTLGVLDDRYKLTSNGTVNTNIADELSLRASAGVSIHWKSPMGPIRFDISKVLSKEDYDKTESFRFSTSTQF
- a CDS encoding RIP metalloprotease, producing MLGVLGQVLISIASFLLVLTFIVTIHELGHFLVARAFGVKVDRFAVGFGKAVFSRTDRHGIEWRLGWLPLGGYVKFSGDLDASSVPDQAGLDKLRQRVVAERGPGAERDYFHFKPVWQRALVVAAGPIANFILAITIFAVVFMAVGVELRPARVAQVQAGSPAAAAGFQVGDLITGVNGKAIKDGGAVTRTVMLSTGDPVQFTVERGAQTLNLTAVPERREENDPVAGRVKVGRIGLGLGSTAADVRHVRYGPVGAVVEGVRQTGDVIGSTLTYLGRLATGRESGDQFSGPLGIAKATGSLTTAAVEASPAPGQMAINLVLTLTTLAAILSIGIGFLNLLPIPILDGGHLLFYGYEAVARRPVSARFQEMGYRAGLALLAGFMLFATWNDLQKLNLFQFLGGLVS